TTTATTGATAGAGATCAATCGTTTTTTTCCGGATGCGTTGATATTCCCCTTTTTTTCATTCTAGCTATTGATATGGGAAGGGGGAAGAAGATTAGAGATACAATCAAATATCTGTAACTAATCCCTACCCCTCCCTTCTTTTTTTCTTTGTTTTTTCTTTTTTTCTTTTTTTACTTATTCTTTCTAAAAAAAAAAAAAAAACAAAGAAAAAGCGGTTTCACCCTCAGTGAAACTATGAACTCGGGCTCAGGCTCAAATTAAATTAATAATAGAATGGAAATGCGGTGGTTGGGGCAACAATATCATACAAGATACTTAACTGAAAATGAAATACTGTACGGCAATTTAAAATTATAAATATAGTTAGAAATACTTATATTACTTATTATTTATTACTATATTGATATTGATTGCAACAAAATATTTCTTTCATAATTTGATTTCGAGTTACCTGCTTCTATTTTTGTGTCCTTTCTTCTTCCTTGCTTCGGGTCGGAAAATTAAAGAATTGAGTGAATCAAAAACCAAAGGAGGTTCATGGCTAAGGGTAAAGATGTCCGAGTAACGGTTATTTTGGAATGTACCAGTTGTGTTCGAAATCGTGTTAATAAGGAATCAATGGGCATTTCCAGATATATTACTCAAAAGAATCGACACAATACGCCTAGTCGATTGGAATTGAGAAAATTCTGTCCCTGTTGTTACAAACATACGATTCATGGGGAGATAAAGAAATAGATCGAACCGATCGCTCGTGTGTCAGTCTTCCAAGGAAGATGAAAAATTACATATTATATATAACAATATATATATATAATTTATTTTTGAATTTATTTAAATAGAAATAAATATAAACAAATAAATAGAAACAAACCAAATCCTATTTCGATCGGATCAAAGATGATGTAGAATTAAGAAATAGGATTGGGATTTTCAGGATAAGGAATAAACAAACCATGGATAAATCCAAGCGAATCTTTCTTAAATCTAAGCGATCTTTTCGTAGGCGTTTGCCTCCGATCCAATCGGGGGATCGAATTGATTATAGAAACATGAGTTTAATTAGTCGATTTATTAGCGAACAAGGAAAAATATTATCTAGACGGGTGAATAGATTGACCTTAAAACAACAACGATTAATTACTATTGCTATAAAACAAGCTCGTATTTTATCTCCGTTACCTTTTCTTAATAATGAGAAACAATTTGAAAGAAGCGAGTCAACCGCTAGAGCTGCTGGTCTTAGAACCAGAAAAAAAATAGGTTGACTCTTCAATTGAATTGAATCAAAATAAAATTCCAATCCAAACTCAAATGCGGATTGACGTTTTTTTTTTTTGTTCGAAAAATCGTAAAATCGAAATGTCCTGTCGTAAGAAAAAAAATGGGAGAAGAGGAATAAATATTTTTTATTTAACGTCTTTCTTCATTTTGATGACTTTATCATATTTTATCATACTAATTTCTACTCTACCTTCCCAGAGTTCATTCTCCAGGGAACTCCATTTAAACTATTCCAACGGATTCCTTCCAATCTCTTTATTTTATGATCTCATTGGAAATCATATAAAGACAACTCTTATTTAATATAGCTATTTGTGCAAGTATTTTACGATTAAGAAGTAACTGTCTCTTGTACAGATTGTGTATAAATTTACTATAACTAAAGTATACTTTATTCTCGCGAATTACTGCATTTATCCGAGTGATCCACAACCGACGAAAATCTCTCTTTTGTCTACCTCTATCCCGATGAGCCGAAACCAAAGCTCTTATTTTCTGTTGAGTAATAGTACGAGTAAGTCTTGAATGAGCCCCTCGAAAGGTTGATGCAAATAAACGAATTTTTGTTCTACGTCTTCGAGCTATATACCCTCGTTTAATTCTGGTCATTGAATAAATGAAACTTTGATGAATAACTAATCGATTTCCTTTCTTTCAGTTATTCCCTTCCCGTATCCTAGTCTATTAATAACAAAACTGATTCTTCCAATGTATAAAATTTAAATTCCAATGGCTTTTGCTACTATAACCTTCCCGACCACGATTTTTTTTTTTTTCTAGGTGAAATGCCTAGAAAAAAATTGTATTGATATTAGGTATCAAAAACACATAAAAGTAGTAAATATAAATGGATATAGTGGGTTCCATCGTTTCTATGGTTACTTCTTAAACGGTGAGGTCCTCTCTATACACCGGAGCCCTTCTTTCGTTTAATCAATGTTATTGTTAACTTGTACAGTTCACACTCTTTGGCTCTACCCATAATTATCCAGTACGAGGTCTTTCACAATGAGATCTACTTATACAGTAACGGTATTTAATTATGAAGATTAGCTGAGTAGCTGACCCTGTTAGTCCGTTCTTGCAAGAGTAAGGCATAATTTTTCTGCTTTTTAAAATAGTATTTCCCCTGCTTAATGGATATCATTTGCTATCAATGGAGAATTCTTTCTCATCTTAAATTTAAAACGGAGTTAATTGGATTTGCACCAACGGAAACCATACATTTGATACCACAATAGAAGGATAGATCTTTTTGATTTTTAGATATTGAATGGAGTTCTTCCATTCTAGTCTATTCACTGGTACTGATCGTTGATACTGGATCAATTGTTTTCTTTCTTTTGTCCTAGCCCATGATCTGAACGAGTCGCACATACACCCTAGTACATGTTCCTCGTCGCTGAGGACATCCCCCAAGAGCGGGGGATTTCGTGACATTTCTGATTGGCTGTCTTGTGTTTCTAATAAGTTGTTTAATAGTTGGCATATTGAATCATATACATAATGGGCTGGTTTAGATCGATCTTAACCGGATGATTATGAATTATTTTATTTCTATATTAATAGATTAATGAATAGAATATTAAATCCGGTAAGAAGATAAAATCTCAAATCACCAATTCGTCTGAAATTTTTGTTATTTTTTCTTTTTTATTCAGTCGCTACAAGATCAACAATTCCATGAGCTTGGGCTTCTGTTGCTGACATAAAAACATCTCTTTCCATATCTTCGGATACAACCCATAAGGGTTTGCCTGTCCTTTGTACATAAACCCTTGTGACGGTTTCGCGCAGCTTCAAAAGTTCTTCCGCTTCCAAGATAAATTCTCCCGTCTGTGCCTCATAAAAAGAACTAGCAGGTTGATGGATCATTACCCTGATGATATAACATAATAAATGTTTATTCTATCTCGCATGATGATAAGGTGAAGAGATAAAGAATAATAAAATATAGAATTGAACAACCGTACAGGCATCTTTTACGCATTGCATACGGCTCTATAATGGAATTCGTTTTTACCTTACTTAAATATCAAATAAATTAAATATAGGGTCTATCAGACTCGGGTTGGTAAATGATCCAATAACCACCCTTCTTTTTGTTTTTGGAGTAGTTCAAAAATACTATGATGGCTCCGTTGCTTTATATATTTATTTCGTCTGTTATTTAGCAATCCCAAAGTTTCTTTTTTTTTTTTTCAAATAAAAAAACAAGATTTTTTTTATTTTCATATTCTTTCATAACCTAAATATTGTTAAGAGCCTCCCGGCGTGAAAACAAAAAAGTTTGTGACGCTGAAATAGGCCTCCCGATAGATTAGATAAAATCGGAAATACCTTTTATCTCATACTACTCTTTCGATACATAATTTAAGGGTTAAAAAAATTTATCATATCGAATTCGAAGTGCCATGCTATTATTACTTAATATTCATATTTCATATAGCGCGAAGGCATAGTCTTCTTTTTTCTCTCAAATCAAATAAAAAACTCATTGGCGCCAAGCGTGAGGGAATGCTAGACGTTTGGTAATTTCTCCTCCGACCAGAATAAAAGATCCCATTGAAGCGGCTAATCCCATGCATATTGTCTGTATATCTGGTCGCACAAATTGCATAGTATCATAAATAGCTACTCCGGGTATTACCCATCCGCCAGGAGAATTTATAAACAAATATAGATCTTTGGTATCATCCTCTATACTGAGATATACCATAAGACCAATAAGTTGATTCGAGATCTCGCTATCAACCCCTTGGCCTAAAAAAAGTAATCTTTCTCGATAAAGTCGGTTGATTGGGATAAAGTTGTATCCCTTAGAAACCGTACATGCACCTTTTGATGCATACGGTTCAACAAAAATAACGAAAAAAAAAAAAGAATCAATGTGTAGATGTAGATTCTAGCGCTTTCTTTTATTTTTTTTTTTTTTTTCATACCAGGCTTTTAACTTATAAAAAGGGGCTTTTCTTTCATTTTTCAAAAAAGATGGGTTTTGGCCTGTTTTGTTTATCTATAAAAAAAATTACTAAATTTATCTAACTAACTTTTCATTGATGTATTGTTTCATCGAGATACAATCTCAATCGCGATGTAATTTTCTTGTTCCTGAATGGGCTTCTTCAATTTTTTTAGGTTTATGCTCTACTCCGAGTAAAGATCCGCCCGATTTGGATTTGCACATATATGACAAATGCCCCAATACCACGTCCTTTTGCTATGACTTCCTTTTTACAATTTATTTCATGTCTTACAACAGATATTCAATGCATTCATCATATTACTCGATTGATTAACAGTTTGAGATCACTTCTATTATAAATATATAAAGAAATAGAATATGATAGAAATAGTAATCATAAATAGATTTATTACCGGTTTTTTTCTAAACGGAGCCTGGATACTTCATTTTATTGGCCTAACCAAGATAACCATAAATTATTCTAATTGATAATATTAATCTGTATACCCTCCCGAAAAAATGGATCTAATTGAACTTCACGCTCCAAATTTTTGATAATTCAATCAATCTTTCTTGGGCGAAGGGGAGGATATCTCGATCGGGGAAGAGAATGGGGAAATACCATATGACCCAATATATCTGACAAGTCGCACTATATGTCAATCCACAATGCATCTTCCTCTCCAGGACTTCGAAAAGGTACTCTTGGAACACCAATAGGCATTAAATAAAAGAAAAATTAAGTACTATATCTCACTTTGATGTGAAAGCGTAACAATGGATTTAGTGTCCTACTAATATTGGCCTTTATCATATTTTATCCATAGATTGACTAAGTTCATAAAAAAAGATAAAGAAGACAAAATGAATAAAGGAAAATTATTACAAATAAGTCCTTTGAATGATGAACAAATATATATATACATTCACTCATATAAAATGGTATCAACTCCCCTACCATTGCGTATTGGTACTTATCGGGTGTAGAATAGATCTGCTTCTTTTTGTTCCTACGAACAAAATAGTTTCATTATTACTAAAAGTAATTGAAAAGAATCAAACAAATCAAACAAATATTAATTCTTTCCCCAAGATAATCCACTAAAAAGAGGGTCCACAGCATAGTTTTTTCCAATGCAATAAAGTTACATTGTGTCTATTTTTCATTGATAAAGGGGTATTTCCATGGGTTT
Above is a window of Malus sylvestris isolate BBL-3571246 chloroplast, complete genome DNA encoding:
- the rpl33 gene encoding ribosomal protein L33 gives rise to the protein MAKGKDVRVTVILECTSCVRNRVNKESMGISRYITQKNRHNTPSRLELRKFCPCCYKHTIHGEIKK
- the rps18 gene encoding ribosomal protein S18 — protein: MDKSKRIFLKSKRSFRRRLPPIQSGDRIDYRNMSLISRFISEQGKILSRRVNRLTLKQQRLITIAIKQARILSPLPFLNNEKQFERSESTARAAGLRTRKKIG
- the rpl20 gene encoding ribosomal protein L20 yields the protein MTRIKRGYIARRRRTKIRLFASTFRGAHSRLTRTITQQKIRALVSAHRDRGRQKRDFRRLWITRINAVIRENKVYFSYSKFIHNLYKRQLLLNRKILAQIAILNKSCLYMISNEIIK
- the clpP gene encoding clp protease proteolytic subunit; protein product: MPIGVPRVPFRSPGEEDALWIDIYNRLYRERLLFLGQGVDSEISNQLIGLMVYLSIEDDTKDLYLFINSPGGWVIPGVAIYDTMQFVRPDIQTICMGLAASMGSFILVGGEITKRLAFPHARVMIHQPASSFYEAQTGEFILEAEELLKLRETVTRVYVQRTGKPLWVVSEDMERDVFMSATEAQAHGIVDLVATE